A genomic window from Clostridium aceticum includes:
- a CDS encoding rolling circle replication-associated protein, with the protein MPYREKKISSGEIFEVEIYPISKKQKKQPRAKKKKLTVPKQKNLNNKNAVKHLIRLLNTNFTNADLAVHLTYTEKELPQSEKEARKDVANYIRRIKHYRKKSGLPLLKYIAVIEYREKEEEGKAVRLHHHIVMSGDMDRDKVEELWGKGRANADRLKADEFGYEGLARYISKDPRGNKRWTQSKNLKQPTVDVSDSRYKSKRKIEEIARNPEDKEFFSKLYPGYILNSCKVEVNEITAGIHIYVKMRRLKI; encoded by the coding sequence ATGCCATACAGAGAGAAAAAAATATCTTCAGGAGAAATATTTGAAGTAGAAATATATCCTATTTCAAAAAAACAGAAAAAGCAGCCTAGAGCAAAAAAGAAGAAGCTAACAGTACCAAAACAAAAAAATCTAAATAACAAAAATGCTGTGAAACATTTAATCAGATTACTGAATACAAATTTTACAAATGCTGATCTAGCAGTTCACCTTACATATACAGAAAAGGAATTACCACAAAGTGAAAAAGAAGCAAGAAAAGATGTAGCAAATTATATCAGAAGAATAAAACATTACAGAAAGAAAAGTGGATTACCTTTATTAAAATACATAGCAGTAATTGAGTACAGAGAAAAAGAGGAAGAAGGAAAAGCAGTTAGACTTCATCATCATATCGTAATGAGCGGTGATATGGATAGAGATAAAGTAGAGGAGCTTTGGGGAAAAGGAAGAGCCAATGCAGATAGATTAAAAGCAGATGAGTTTGGTTATGAAGGATTAGCTAGGTATATATCCAAGGATCCTAGAGGAAATAAAAGATGGACTCAATCAAAGAACTTGAAGCAACCAACAGTTGATGTGAGCGATAGTAGATATAAAAGCAAGAGAAAAATAGAAGAAATAGCAAGAAATCCAGAGGATAAAGAATTTTTCTCTAAGCTATATCCAGGGTACATTTTGAACTCTTGTAAGGTAGAGGTAAATGAAATCACAGCTGGGATTCATATATACGTGAAAATGAGAAGGCTGAAAATATAA
- a CDS encoding HNH endonuclease — protein MQNLINTNNLHAFYTSSYWLNLREEILKDHKYECQKCKERGFYKKATHVHHVQYVKKHPRLALSKTYIFQGKEYKNLIPLCHNCHEEEHDHRQRKKKKLLTEERW, from the coding sequence ATTCAAAACTTAATCAACACAAATAATCTACATGCATTTTATACATCGAGCTATTGGTTAAATCTTAGAGAAGAAATATTAAAGGATCATAAATATGAATGCCAAAAGTGTAAGGAAAGAGGATTTTATAAAAAAGCAACGCATGTCCATCACGTGCAATACGTGAAGAAACATCCAAGATTGGCACTTAGTAAAACATATATATTCCAGGGCAAAGAATATAAAAATCTTATTCCGCTTTGTCACAATTGCCATGAAGAAGAACATGATCATAGGCAGAGGAAGAAAAAGAAGCTATTAACAGAAGAGAGGTGGTAA
- a CDS encoding helix-turn-helix domain-containing protein has translation MEDILYTVPEVAKLIKTNPAYVYELIKAGLLPRLKLGSMKIRKKTLIEFLEKYEGYDLTDPFNVKKIDQEEGGVTS, from the coding sequence ATGGAAGATATTCTTTATACGGTACCAGAAGTGGCTAAGTTAATTAAAACCAACCCTGCATATGTATATGAGTTAATAAAGGCAGGACTGCTCCCCAGGTTGAAACTCGGCAGCATGAAGATAAGAAAAAAAACGCTAATAGAATTTTTAGAAAAATATGAAGGTTACGATCTAACAGATCCCTTTAATGTTAAAAAAATCGATCAAGAGGAAGGAGGTGTCACCTCATAA
- a CDS encoding DUF6906 family protein → MKHGKRLTKKQKLFLASKGLNPQNWLSVKNTSEEMVFVHRQSKKTRTFDKKGEGLQ, encoded by the coding sequence TTGAAACATGGAAAGCGGCTAACTAAAAAACAGAAGCTATTTTTAGCATCCAAGGGGCTAAATCCACAAAATTGGCTATCTGTAAAAAACACTTCTGAGGAAATGGTGTTTGTACATAGGCAGAGTAAAAAAACTAGAACTTTCGATAAAAAAGGGGAGGGATTGCAATGA
- a CDS encoding Holliday junction resolvase RecU yields MKNYCMANKGMFFEREVMMANHQYKERGIALIQKISTPWKVLREGKKIISAFPEGKSTLDFRGTVSGGISISFDCKETTEEKGLPLQNIEAHQIEYMKKAIEVGEITFILCYILPRDKRFYIKGEVVINHWDRWQRNKRKHGYNYIPVEKMLEVRSRQGIVLDYLAALNKA; encoded by the coding sequence TTGAAAAATTATTGTATGGCCAATAAAGGAATGTTCTTTGAAAGAGAAGTTATGATGGCAAATCATCAATACAAAGAAAGAGGAATTGCCTTAATACAAAAGATCAGTACTCCGTGGAAAGTACTTAGAGAAGGCAAGAAAATAATATCAGCATTTCCTGAGGGAAAAAGTACATTAGACTTCAGAGGTACCGTATCAGGAGGAATTTCTATTTCATTTGATTGTAAAGAGACAACAGAAGAAAAGGGGCTGCCTTTACAAAACATAGAAGCTCATCAAATAGAGTACATGAAAAAAGCCATAGAGGTAGGAGAAATCACATTTATATTATGCTACATCCTACCACGTGATAAGCGGTTTTACATAAAAGGTGAAGTTGTGATAAACCACTGGGATAGATGGCAGAGAAATAAAAGAAAGCATGGATACAATTATATTCCAGTAGAAAAAATGCTAGAGGTTAGATCCAGGCAAGGGATCGTGTTAGATTATTTAGCTGCATTGAATAAAGCATAG
- a CDS encoding sigma-70 family RNA polymerase sigma factor, whose amino-acid sequence MLSIKYPQVLEESELLRLFREYRETRSTSIKARLIKHNLRLASYVGNKYKKDDDDVFQVACIGLTKAVETFDPDKKAKFNTYAIRCMTNEVFMYFRKDKDYGRIQVYLDKKIINPQDGSSTATHDIIPSDMNLEEDYMEKVLLETIIEVSDKLILKKNKKHQEIIKLRQSGMSQVEIAKRFNLSQSYISRIEAKHYKELKMKVETIFK is encoded by the coding sequence ATGTTATCGATAAAGTATCCTCAAGTATTAGAAGAAAGTGAACTTTTAAGATTATTCCGGGAGTATAGAGAAACAAGAAGTACATCCATAAAAGCCAGGCTGATTAAACATAATCTTAGGTTAGCTTCATATGTGGGAAACAAGTATAAAAAAGATGATGATGATGTATTTCAAGTAGCTTGTATCGGTTTAACTAAAGCAGTAGAAACCTTTGATCCAGATAAAAAAGCAAAATTTAATACTTATGCCATTAGATGCATGACCAATGAAGTATTCATGTATTTCAGAAAAGACAAAGATTATGGTAGAATTCAAGTTTATTTAGACAAAAAGATCATCAATCCTCAAGATGGTAGCAGCACAGCAACTCATGACATTATACCCAGTGATATGAACTTAGAGGAAGACTACATGGAAAAGGTTCTACTAGAAACAATCATAGAGGTATCAGATAAACTAATTTTAAAGAAAAATAAAAAACATCAAGAGATTATAAAGCTTAGGCAAAGCGGAATGAGTCAAGTAGAGATAGCCAAAAGATTTAATTTATCTCAATCATATATATCACGCATAGAAGCAAAGCATTATAAGGAGTTAAAGATGAAAGTAGAAACTATTTTTAAATAA
- a CDS encoding DNA cytosine methyltransferase has translation MKELIIDNFAGGGGASTGIELAVGRSVDIAINHDPAAILMHKTNHPATKHYCESVWEVDPVKAVGGNKVALAWFSPDCKHFSKAKGSKPVNKNIRGLAWVAVKWAKLVKPRVIMLENVEEFKTWGPLKEDKDGNLYPDPNKKGETFELFIKALEKQGYKVEFRELKACDYGAPTTRKRFFMIARCDGKPITWPEPTHGDPEQIEVRCGLSKPWRTAAEIIDWSIPCPSIFTRKKPLAENTLKRIAKGFQKFVIDNPNPFIVRIGQTGFAGDGLQYALDQPLTTITTKAEHLLVTPFLTSYHSETQPGEVRGLSLDNPLHTLDTSNRFGLVTAFIARQFKSSIGHKLDDPLGTVTTVDKSNLVTAFLLKYYGADIGQKLNEPLHTITTKDRFGLVTIKGEDYQIVDIGMRMLQPHELFAAQGFPKDYIIDHDYTGKSYPKTHQVARCGNAVPPPLVKALVRANLQELCEEGLREAI, from the coding sequence TTGAAAGAATTAATTATAGATAATTTCGCAGGCGGAGGAGGTGCTAGTACAGGAATTGAGTTAGCTGTAGGTCGATCGGTAGATATAGCAATAAATCATGATCCAGCAGCCATACTGATGCATAAAACTAACCATCCAGCAACAAAGCATTATTGCGAATCAGTTTGGGAAGTAGATCCGGTAAAAGCAGTAGGAGGTAATAAAGTTGCATTAGCGTGGTTTTCTCCTGATTGTAAGCATTTTTCAAAGGCTAAAGGAAGTAAGCCAGTAAATAAAAATATACGAGGTCTTGCATGGGTAGCTGTAAAATGGGCGAAGTTAGTTAAACCACGAGTGATAATGCTTGAAAATGTAGAAGAGTTTAAAACTTGGGGACCTTTGAAAGAAGATAAGGATGGAAATTTATATCCGGACCCTAATAAGAAAGGTGAGACATTTGAGCTCTTTATAAAAGCATTAGAAAAACAAGGTTACAAAGTAGAATTTAGAGAGTTAAAAGCTTGTGACTATGGAGCACCAACTACCAGAAAAAGATTCTTTATGATTGCAAGGTGTGATGGAAAACCAATAACATGGCCAGAGCCTACGCATGGAGATCCAGAACAGATTGAAGTTAGATGTGGACTATCGAAACCATGGAGAACAGCAGCAGAAATAATTGATTGGAGTATTCCATGTCCTAGTATATTCACCAGAAAGAAACCACTAGCAGAGAACACACTTAAAAGAATAGCAAAAGGATTTCAAAAGTTTGTAATAGACAATCCTAATCCATTTATAGTAAGAATCGGACAAACAGGCTTCGCTGGTGACGGATTACAGTATGCATTAGATCAGCCACTTACAACTATAACAACTAAAGCTGAACATTTGCTTGTAACTCCATTTCTAACAAGCTATCATTCTGAAACTCAACCAGGAGAAGTCAGAGGATTAAGCTTAGACAATCCATTACACACGCTGGATACATCTAATAGGTTTGGTTTAGTTACAGCTTTTATTGCAAGACAATTCAAAAGTTCCATAGGTCATAAATTAGATGATCCATTAGGAACAGTAACAACAGTTGATAAATCAAACTTAGTTACAGCGTTTTTACTAAAATACTATGGAGCAGATATAGGACAGAAATTAAATGAACCACTTCACACTATAACTACAAAAGACAGGTTTGGTCTTGTAACTATAAAAGGTGAAGATTACCAAATAGTAGACATTGGGATGAGAATGTTACAACCTCATGAACTATTTGCAGCTCAAGGATTCCCTAAGGACTACATAATAGATCATGATTATACAGGTAAAAGCTATCCTAAAACACATCAAGTAGCAAGATGCGGAAATGCAGTACCGCCACCATTGGTAAAAGCTTTAGTAAGAGCTAACCTACAAGAGTTATGCGAGGAAGGACTAAGAGAAGCTATTTAG
- a CDS encoding AbrB/MazE/SpoVT family DNA-binding domain-containing protein, which translates to MKSTGIVRKIDDLGRLVIPKETRKNLGIKEGDPVEFYVEDEKIIIQKFQRQCIFCSNKEDLKLVLGKPICTTCLDAIGKAEG; encoded by the coding sequence ATGAAATCAACAGGAATTGTAAGGAAAATTGATGATTTAGGCAGATTGGTAATACCTAAGGAAACTAGAAAAAACTTAGGCATAAAAGAAGGAGATCCAGTAGAGTTTTATGTTGAAGATGAAAAGATCATTATTCAAAAGTTTCAAAGACAATGTATTTTCTGTAGTAACAAAGAAGATCTAAAGCTAGTATTGGGAAAGCCAATATGTACTACCTGCCTAGATGCCATAGGCAAGGCGGAGGGGTGA